One window of the Branchiostoma lanceolatum isolate klBraLanc5 chromosome 3, klBraLanc5.hap2, whole genome shotgun sequence genome contains the following:
- the LOC136429929 gene encoding vesicular glutamate transporter 1-like, with product MTEVNSMETITTSSKLLCVLLFTGILFQYAGRSSISVVLVELQKPPGNNTLTNVSKSQVQYSQFQVGVILSSVYIGLLPSSLIGGYLAYRYSAIRFFLASIGISSIVHGGGAVMFDYFETAVTQRILAGMAEGLSEPAAYGVLNQFLSPEQSARVSPFIFAAVYLGQFLGIFATGFMTQRLGWQAPFYIFGGLGIMTWAAVSVGFAVADMAKKRDAKRDALDTNTGDIKKLKSIPVFRIFASTAVWASILLQLAAYFWDPNILPLYFNQSFGTKIELVGVLAGIPILIFGALEPLFALVENILCKHVSTTVARKSMAVIGCLCVSGCLFVAAFTSNSVVAACFVVTAYGSSAAREVVANANIFDIAPRYASVISGISRGISRVVGLTFPLLVTAITKNKTSQEWSRVVLINACALAATALFFGAFGSGEEQPWAVEVPQGQSGGTQPGSRKDHKFDDENRPLVNK from the exons ATGACAGAAGTCAATTCGATGGAAACCATAACTACGTCCAGCAAATTGCTGTGTGTTCTACTCTTCACCGGAATTCTATTTCAGTACGCAGGAAGATCCAGCATATCAGTTGTGCTGGTGGAGCTACAGAAGCCGCCCGGTAACAATACACTCACCAATGTCTCTAAG TCCCAGGTTCAGTACAGCCAGTTTCAAGTTGGTGTTATACTGAGTTCAGTCTACATTGGTCTGCTGCCCTCAAGTTTAATTGGGGGTTACCTGGCCTACCGATATTCAGCTATTAg GTTTTTTTTGGCCTCGATCGGCATCAGCTCCATTGTCCATGGTGGTGGTGCTGTTATGTTCGATTACTTTGAGACTGCAGTAACCCAACGTATTTTGGCAGGCATGGCAGAG GGACTAAGCGAACCCGCTGCTTACGGTGTTCTAAACCAATTCTTGTCACCAGAGCAAAGCGCAAGAGTTTCACCATTCATCTTTGCAG CGGTCTACCTCGGTCAGTTCCTTGGAATATTCGCGACTGGTTTCATGACGCAAAGACTAGGCTGGCAGGCACCATTTTACATATTTG GCGGCCTGGGCATAATGACATGGGCGGCAGTGTCTGTTGGATTTGCAGTAGCAGACATGGCTAAAAAGCGAGATGCAAAGCGAGATGCCTTGGATACGAACACGGGCGATATCAAGAAACTG AAAAGCATTCCGGTTTTTCGCATCTTCGCTTCTACCGCTGTTTGGGCTTCCATTCTGCTACAACTAGCGGCTTACTTTTGGGACCCAAACATCCTACCACTCTACTTTAATCAAAGCTTTGGGACAAAGATCGAACTG GTTGGAGTCCTAGCTGGGATTCCTATCCTGATATTTGGAGCTCTAGAGCCGCTGTTCGCTCTGGTGGAAAACATACTATGCAAGCATGTTTCAACGACTGTCGCGCGAAAATCTATGGCAGTCATCG GTTGTCTGTGCGTTTCTGGCTGCCTTTTCGTGGCGGCCTTTACCTCCAACTCTGTCGTGGCAGCCTGTTTCGTTGTCACAGCTTACGGGAGTTCTGCAGCTAGGGAAGTAG TTGCTAATGCCAACATCTTTGACATTGCACCACGATACGCCAGCGTGATATCAGGGATCAGCCGAGGTATTTCTCGAGTGGTGGGTCTGACATTCCCACTGTTGGTGACAGCAATCACAAAGAACAAG ACAAGTCAGGAGTGGTCCCGAGTTGTCCTTATTAATGCCTGTGCGCTTGCTGCCACCGCCCTGTTCTTTGGAGCTTTCGGGAGCGGGGAAGAGCAGCCCTGGGCCGTGGAGGTTCCGCAAGGTCAAAGCGGTGGAACTCAACCAGGCAGTAGGAAAGACCACAAATTTGATGATGAGAATCGACCACTAGTCaacaaatga